In Chryseobacterium camelliae, one DNA window encodes the following:
- a CDS encoding BatD family protein encodes MQYRLTYILALLLSVTAYGQVNFTVTPDKTDYNGKDIVNLTIVLELNGSEYNQQTPIRLPDLSKFNMIGTGSVNSGYMDPETNTVITQYVTRVALEPKKKGKVKIGSVLVTINNKIYKTEPFDIMVRDVEKKSLAASGDVYLNMEIQDKEVYQDQPTIAVLKVYSRNMDNFRKVKNIRLPHQDNMDVQPVSFARSEIDPSAPGNLSSQVVAMFMIFPNESGSVEIPAVTASLSSYSNKNKLTSNKVKLSVKKLPEGSPEGFKNAVGDFNISVYNVTKEKIEAKKPVNVVVKVSGEGNLTNMELPKILPSPDYEVFAPKITSNVVPGNAGIKGEILANYIVIPRKAGSLLVKTEPFSFFNPEHKEYVDLGQKILTLNAMSHEQVLEARTTVEKVNEYTNNLLETVDTPVLKTTSFKVKEKDKFHWNILLVNLLILLGLLAAYLIFRNWKKKQRKNEKAAPADSLGSVAETEEQIRETMKTDINDYFSYLENLKDSGDYQRFFQTADELDAEVRKQYGQDSTEDMRTFLESHKGTVLAEEYRILLQKIQIEKYAPVKSADALDDLLTGIVNFYSQISK; translated from the coding sequence ATGCAGTACAGATTAACTTACATACTTGCTCTTCTCCTATCCGTAACCGCTTACGGACAGGTGAACTTTACCGTAACACCTGATAAAACTGATTATAACGGAAAGGACATCGTTAACCTGACCATCGTACTGGAACTTAACGGAAGTGAGTATAATCAACAGACTCCGATCAGGCTTCCCGACCTGTCAAAATTCAACATGATTGGGACAGGATCTGTCAACAGTGGTTATATGGATCCGGAAACGAATACCGTAATCACCCAGTATGTCACCCGTGTGGCGCTGGAACCGAAGAAAAAAGGCAAGGTGAAAATTGGGTCTGTCCTTGTAACCATCAACAATAAGATCTATAAAACGGAGCCTTTTGACATTATGGTGCGGGATGTGGAGAAAAAATCCCTGGCAGCATCCGGCGATGTTTACCTCAATATGGAAATACAGGATAAGGAGGTATATCAGGATCAGCCAACCATCGCTGTTTTAAAGGTCTATTCAAGAAATATGGACAATTTCAGGAAGGTGAAAAATATCCGTCTTCCTCACCAGGATAATATGGACGTGCAGCCTGTGAGCTTTGCCAGATCTGAAATTGATCCGTCAGCTCCCGGAAACCTGTCTTCCCAGGTGGTTGCCATGTTCATGATTTTTCCTAATGAGTCCGGTTCAGTTGAAATTCCGGCGGTAACCGCATCGCTCAGTTCGTACTCCAATAAGAATAAACTCACCTCCAATAAAGTAAAGCTCAGCGTCAAAAAACTTCCGGAGGGATCTCCTGAAGGCTTTAAAAATGCAGTGGGCGACTTTAATATCAGCGTATACAATGTTACCAAAGAGAAGATTGAGGCTAAAAAGCCGGTGAATGTAGTGGTAAAAGTAAGTGGTGAAGGCAATCTGACCAATATGGAACTGCCCAAAATACTTCCTTCGCCTGATTATGAAGTTTTTGCCCCTAAGATCACTTCCAATGTTGTTCCTGGAAATGCAGGTATCAAAGGGGAGATTCTGGCCAATTATATTGTGATTCCGAGGAAGGCAGGATCGCTTTTGGTAAAAACGGAACCATTTTCATTCTTTAATCCTGAGCATAAGGAATATGTGGATCTCGGACAGAAAATTCTGACCTTGAATGCCATGTCCCATGAGCAGGTACTGGAAGCCCGTACAACGGTGGAAAAGGTGAACGAATATACCAACAATCTGCTTGAAACCGTAGATACACCGGTACTAAAAACGACTTCATTTAAAGTAAAAGAAAAAGATAAATTCCATTGGAATATACTTCTGGTCAACTTGTTAATCCTTTTAGGATTACTGGCCGCATACCTTATATTCAGAAATTGGAAAAAGAAGCAGCGTAAGAATGAAAAAGCTGCTCCGGCAGATTCCCTGGGTTCTGTGGCAGAAACTGAGGAACAGATCAGGGAAACTATGAAGACTGATATCAATGACTACTTCAGTTATTTGGAAAATCTTAAAGATAGCGGCGATTATCAAAGATTTTTTCAAACGGCAGATGAGCTGGATGCTGAAGTAAGAAAGCAGTACGGACAGGATTCTACAGAGGATATGAGGACTTTTCTGGAATCGCACAAAGGCACTGTTTTAGCAGAAGAATACAGGATTCTCTTACAAAAGATACAGATTGAAAAGTATGCTCCCGTAAAATCTGCCGACGCATTGGATGATCTGCTGACCGGTATTGTTAATTTCTATTCACAGATTAGCAAATAA
- a CDS encoding 1-acyl-sn-glycerol-3-phosphate acyltransferase has protein sequence MKTLIGKLMLKLMGWKVVLQGDVNVLNRCILVVAPHTHNMEYILGNLAYWSLKKPLKIIIKDAHTKAWYGSAVRGLGGIGIDRTQKNDLVNFVAKQFEKDDFSLVITPEGTRSWVPKWRKGFYHMALAAKVPIVLAAGDFKRKTVYLGYTIPYERIISVPYEEIMAEIQDYYIKNDIVPKVPANWNPNIMGN, from the coding sequence ATGAAAACACTGATCGGCAAACTGATGCTGAAGCTTATGGGCTGGAAAGTCGTTCTGCAGGGCGATGTGAATGTACTCAACCGGTGCATCCTTGTTGTTGCACCCCATACACATAATATGGAATACATTCTCGGCAATCTTGCCTACTGGTCCCTGAAAAAGCCGCTTAAAATCATCATTAAAGACGCCCATACCAAAGCATGGTACGGAAGTGCGGTAAGGGGGTTAGGCGGAATAGGCATTGACAGGACCCAGAAAAATGACCTGGTCAACTTTGTAGCCAAACAGTTTGAAAAAGATGACTTCAGTCTCGTGATTACCCCGGAAGGAACACGAAGCTGGGTCCCGAAATGGCGAAAAGGATTCTATCATATGGCACTGGCTGCTAAAGTTCCCATTGTTCTGGCCGCCGGAGACTTTAAGCGGAAAACGGTTTATCTGGGGTATACTATTCCATATGAACGTATTATTTCAGTTCCGTACGAGGAAATTATGGCAGAAATACAGGATTACTATATTAAGAATGATATTGTTCCGAAAGTTCCGGCCAACTGGAACCCGAATATTATGGGGAATTAG
- a CDS encoding MarC family protein, with amino-acid sequence MEIFNGFSIKEIVTCFMVLFAVIDIIGSVPIVVSLQQKFGQIEAGRAAITAGLIMIVFLFVGNKILKLIGVDVNSFAIAGAFVIFVIALEMILGIEIHKTTEVKAASIVPIAFPLVAGAGTLTTTLSLRAEFHDINIILGIILNTIFVYLVLKSAKWMEKKMGEATLAILQKVFGIILLAISIKLFTANFAQLVQNYINF; translated from the coding sequence ATGGAAATTTTTAATGGTTTTTCAATAAAAGAAATAGTCACCTGCTTTATGGTGCTTTTTGCCGTCATTGATATCATCGGTTCCGTACCTATTGTAGTAAGCCTGCAACAGAAATTCGGACAGATAGAGGCCGGCAGGGCAGCGATTACAGCAGGTCTTATCATGATAGTGTTTCTCTTTGTGGGAAATAAAATCCTTAAGTTAATCGGAGTAGATGTCAACTCCTTTGCCATCGCCGGTGCATTTGTGATTTTTGTCATAGCACTTGAAATGATCCTCGGCATTGAAATCCATAAAACCACCGAAGTAAAGGCGGCATCCATCGTTCCCATCGCGTTTCCGCTGGTAGCAGGGGCCGGAACATTAACTACAACATTATCGCTGAGAGCTGAATTTCATGATATCAATATTATTTTAGGTATTATTCTGAATACAATTTTCGTATATTTGGTGCTGAAATCGGCGAAGTGGATGGAGAAGAAAATGGGAGAGGCAACATTGGCAATCCTTCAGAAAGTTTTCGGGATCATCCTGTTGGCTATTTCAATCAAATTATTTACGGCAAACTTTGCACAGCTTGTGCAGAATTATATTAATTTTTAA
- a CDS encoding VWA domain-containing protein — MEWYLGNYWYVLLLLLLPLLAVLMVRYLKWKKKRREVFADSRFHEQLFEKKSGFTKFFPALYLIATLFLIFSIIDLLNGSEVVKTNQRLNNVIFLLDVSNSMNAEDIQPSRLTEAKNLMVGTMQKMKNDKVGIVIFAGEASSIMPLTTDYNSAETYIDAIETNSMQIQGTDFLKAIRIAADKFKNVAKGSRKVVLLSDGEDNEGNEGAAIQLAKREGITINSVGIGSDEGAPVPEYVFGQLMGYKTDMNGQTVISKRQTGALRKMADATGGTYIDGNNINEAPERIIDALSRNASSSETLVKSQNANHYYQYFLAVSIFFFMLIYLFNPKRDLNV; from the coding sequence ATGGAGTGGTATTTGGGAAATTACTGGTATGTATTGCTGCTGTTGCTGTTGCCGCTGCTGGCTGTTCTGATGGTGCGGTACCTGAAGTGGAAAAAAAAGAGGAGGGAAGTCTTTGCCGACAGCAGGTTCCATGAGCAGCTGTTTGAGAAAAAATCCGGTTTCACGAAATTTTTTCCGGCTTTGTATCTTATCGCCACCCTGTTCCTTATCTTCTCAATCATTGATCTTCTGAATGGTTCCGAAGTGGTAAAAACCAATCAGAGGCTGAACAATGTGATTTTTCTCCTGGATGTTTCCAATTCCATGAATGCAGAAGATATACAGCCAAGCCGCCTGACTGAAGCCAAGAACCTGATGGTGGGGACTATGCAGAAAATGAAGAACGATAAAGTGGGCATTGTCATCTTTGCCGGTGAAGCCAGTTCCATCATGCCACTTACAACAGATTATAATTCAGCAGAGACTTATATTGATGCCATTGAGACCAATTCCATGCAGATCCAGGGAACAGATTTCCTGAAAGCCATACGCATTGCTGCAGATAAATTTAAAAATGTTGCGAAAGGCTCCAGGAAAGTGGTGCTGTTGAGCGACGGGGAAGATAATGAAGGAAACGAAGGAGCCGCAATACAGCTGGCTAAGAGAGAGGGAATTACCATTAATTCCGTGGGAATAGGATCAGATGAAGGAGCTCCGGTACCTGAATATGTCTTTGGACAGCTGATGGGGTATAAAACGGATATGAACGGCCAGACCGTAATTTCCAAAAGACAGACCGGTGCGCTGAGAAAAATGGCTGATGCAACAGGGGGGACTTATATCGACGGGAATAATATCAATGAAGCACCCGAAAGAATTATTGATGCTTTGTCCAGGAATGCCTCTTCATCGGAAACGCTGGTGAAATCTCAGAATGCCAATCACTATTATCAGTATTTTCTGGCGGTGTCTATCTTTTTCTTTATGCTGATTTACCTTTTTAATCCCAAGAGAGATCTCAATGTCTGA
- a CDS encoding tetratricopeptide repeat protein has product MNTKFIFLSFLIALVFPKFLFGQKSYKTLVFEGNQKFNGKDYSGASGKYLDALKSNPKDFTAHYNLGNALYKQKKYDEARAEFEKAQSLAQTIPDKAAALHNLGNTYMQTNNPEKAAEFYKQSLKQQPYSEATRKNYEIAMLKDKENKQKKNQQQKSGKGGGGKDQQQNGDQNGNPKDQKQDQGKGQQNKGQGPQGDNQDPKKNNEGSMPKEVENSILNKIGEKEKETARRILNKNSYSVPESNEKDW; this is encoded by the coding sequence ATGAATACTAAATTTATTTTTTTATCGTTTCTTATTGCTTTGGTGTTCCCAAAATTTCTTTTTGGGCAGAAAAGCTATAAGACATTGGTATTCGAAGGGAACCAGAAATTCAACGGTAAAGATTATTCCGGGGCATCCGGAAAGTATTTGGACGCTCTTAAATCCAACCCCAAAGATTTTACGGCTCATTATAACCTTGGCAACGCTTTGTATAAACAGAAAAAGTATGACGAAGCCAGGGCTGAGTTTGAAAAAGCACAAAGCCTGGCCCAGACCATTCCTGATAAGGCGGCAGCACTCCATAACTTGGGTAATACGTATATGCAGACCAATAATCCTGAAAAGGCGGCGGAGTTTTACAAGCAGTCCCTTAAACAACAGCCTTACAGCGAAGCTACCCGGAAAAACTATGAGATTGCCATGCTGAAGGATAAAGAAAACAAACAGAAGAAAAATCAGCAGCAGAAATCCGGCAAAGGAGGCGGTGGGAAAGATCAGCAGCAAAATGGTGATCAGAATGGAAATCCTAAAGACCAGAAGCAGGATCAGGGCAAAGGACAGCAGAATAAAGGTCAGGGCCCGCAGGGAGATAACCAGGACCCTAAAAAAAATAATGAGGGCAGCATGCCTAAAGAAGTGGAAAATTCCATCTTGAATAAAATCGGCGAAAAAGAAAAAGAAACCGCCAGAAGAATATTAAACAAAAACTCTTATTCGGTGCCTGAAAGCAACGAAAAAGACTGGTAA
- a CDS encoding chorismate-binding protein — protein MVYFKFPFDEKLYSADESFEKKNISFNTFDGLSQIDFTGSIVEISTGEFADTVISSKFLPEDKSGYISETKPEYLNQLEQVIEVIKENHLPKLVYSRRKIFADFREIDLKKSFENLCKSYPNAFRYIFIHGEHSWMGAFSEVLGKFNQSTHEFETMSLAGTLPVSEQWTEKEIEEQKPVSDYIKAILDHYSSEVITSDTYDHISGNIKHLRTDFRAKIRPQDLDLLIADLHPTPAVCGIPKAFCKEQIERIEKYPRELYSGYIRIENDETVQYYVNLRCAKLFKDSVHMFVGGGITSQSSPEKEWRETELKSEAILKNLVLV, from the coding sequence GTGGTCTATTTCAAATTTCCATTCGATGAAAAACTGTACTCTGCTGACGAAAGTTTCGAGAAAAAAAATATCAGTTTTAATACTTTTGACGGTTTAAGCCAAATTGATTTTACCGGCAGTATTGTTGAAATAAGTACCGGAGAGTTTGCTGATACAGTTATTTCAAGCAAATTCTTACCCGAAGATAAAAGTGGATACATTTCCGAAACCAAACCTGAATATCTTAACCAGCTGGAACAAGTAATTGAAGTTATCAAAGAAAACCATCTTCCAAAACTGGTGTATTCCAGAAGGAAAATTTTTGCGGATTTCAGGGAAATCGATCTGAAAAAAAGCTTTGAAAACCTTTGTAAATCATATCCCAATGCTTTCCGGTATATTTTTATTCACGGTGAACATTCATGGATGGGTGCATTCTCTGAAGTTCTTGGAAAGTTCAATCAATCTACCCACGAATTTGAAACCATGAGCCTGGCGGGGACCCTTCCGGTTTCAGAGCAGTGGACTGAAAAGGAAATTGAAGAACAAAAGCCGGTTTCGGATTATATCAAAGCGATTCTAGACCATTATTCCAGCGAAGTCATAACTTCAGACACCTACGATCATATTTCAGGCAATATCAAACATCTGAGAACCGATTTTAGAGCTAAAATCAGGCCTCAAGATCTGGACCTGCTGATTGCAGACCTCCATCCTACCCCTGCGGTATGCGGAATTCCGAAAGCCTTCTGTAAAGAGCAGATTGAGCGTATTGAAAAATATCCCCGCGAATTGTATTCCGGCTATATCAGGATTGAAAACGATGAGACCGTACAATATTACGTTAACCTGCGTTGTGCAAAACTATTCAAAGATTCGGTTCATATGTTTGTAGGAGGCGGTATAACCAGCCAGAGTTCCCCTGAAAAAGAATGGAGGGAAACAGAGCTTAAATCTGAAGCGATTTTAAAAAATCTGGTGCTTGTATAA
- a CDS encoding PspC domain-containing protein, whose amino-acid sequence MNKTLSIGLAGFSFTIEEHAYIKLSDYLNALRSSLDAAEADEVMHDIEIRMVEIFRDSMSKREVINDTDVERVIAQIGTPEKIEEQEEAYYSEKNTSKTYTAGTEATYRRQLFRDPERQKIAGVCAGLAHYVGMDITAMRAIWLGIFILGIFTAAVSSTLVFLLYVILWAVLPKAETAADFLKMKGKPMNFDNLKNESNKLVQFANESTQRVGEIYIENKPYINNAGNGIWNVLKYIIGGIFVILAVGSIVGTFVLFGLFGINSNFPGANEIRFFMDDDGMDKVLVAIMIIGCLIPAIIFSLLSIKIFSPKTKLKNIGWVLGALFLALITLGSYFGVSMAKREMIFKGHKEDTEEIAINTKSDTLYVDVKQVTIPQNFTAYDDDLYSDKASVYHKDWIHLDVTRKADVKTPYLIIKKEAKGYNLPLNVSVPVDIINNRIVLPNYIKYPYEHRFRDYNVDYELVLPLKTVVIPAKNDGISFDGDLNADGINDHDQDTDEDGNIKIEKDKITVNGSTIEYNSDDKDSIIINGKKVPESEANKVMDSIKTNIKKSFKNGNVDIKLNEGKNEISIKTK is encoded by the coding sequence ATGAACAAGACACTCTCAATAGGACTCGCAGGTTTTTCTTTTACTATAGAAGAGCATGCTTATATAAAACTCAGCGATTATCTCAATGCTCTCCGAAGCTCCCTGGATGCTGCAGAAGCAGACGAGGTAATGCACGACATCGAAATCAGGATGGTGGAAATCTTCAGGGATTCCATGTCCAAACGCGAAGTCATCAATGATACAGACGTAGAAAGGGTAATTGCCCAGATCGGGACCCCTGAAAAGATCGAGGAACAGGAAGAGGCTTATTACTCTGAAAAAAATACCAGCAAAACCTATACAGCAGGAACCGAAGCCACTTATAGACGCCAGTTGTTCCGGGATCCGGAGAGACAGAAAATCGCCGGGGTATGTGCCGGGCTTGCGCACTATGTAGGAATGGATATTACCGCAATGAGAGCGATCTGGTTGGGAATTTTCATCCTCGGAATCTTTACAGCAGCTGTTTCTTCTACCCTGGTGTTCTTACTATACGTGATCCTTTGGGCAGTCCTTCCAAAAGCAGAAACCGCTGCTGATTTCCTGAAAATGAAGGGAAAGCCTATGAACTTCGACAATCTTAAGAATGAGTCCAACAAGCTGGTACAATTTGCCAACGAGTCTACCCAGAGGGTCGGAGAGATCTATATTGAAAACAAACCCTACATCAACAATGCCGGCAACGGAATCTGGAATGTACTGAAATACATTATCGGCGGAATCTTTGTTATTTTGGCTGTAGGCAGCATTGTAGGTACTTTTGTACTGTTCGGGCTGTTCGGGATCAATTCCAATTTCCCGGGCGCTAATGAGATTCGGTTTTTTATGGATGATGATGGTATGGATAAAGTTCTTGTAGCGATCATGATCATCGGTTGCCTGATCCCGGCTATTATCTTCAGCCTGCTGAGCATTAAAATTTTCTCTCCAAAGACAAAACTGAAAAATATAGGCTGGGTACTGGGAGCACTTTTCCTTGCTCTGATTACCCTGGGAAGCTATTTCGGCGTCAGTATGGCCAAAAGAGAGATGATCTTCAAAGGACATAAGGAAGATACCGAAGAGATTGCCATTAATACAAAGTCAGATACATTATATGTAGATGTTAAGCAGGTAACCATTCCACAGAACTTCACAGCGTACGACGATGATCTCTATTCCGATAAAGCCTCGGTATACCATAAAGACTGGATCCACCTTGATGTGACAAGAAAAGCCGACGTGAAGACGCCTTATCTGATCATCAAAAAAGAAGCTAAAGGATACAATCTCCCACTGAATGTAAGTGTTCCTGTTGATATCATAAACAACAGAATTGTCCTTCCGAACTACATCAAATATCCGTACGAACACAGATTCAGAGATTACAATGTTGACTATGAACTTGTACTTCCTTTAAAAACGGTTGTGATTCCTGCAAAAAATGACGGCATCAGCTTCGACGGAGATCTCAATGCAGACGGAATCAATGATCATGACCAGGACACAGACGAGGATGGCAACATCAAGATTGAAAAAGATAAAATTACGGTGAACGGATCTACCATCGAATACAATTCAGATGATAAGGACAGCATCATTATCAACGGTAAAAAAGTACCTGAATCCGAAGCCAATAAAGTAATGGATTCCATTAAAACCAATATCAAGAAAAGTTTTAAAAACGGAAATGTAGATATCAAATTAAATGAGGGAAAAAATGAAATCTCCATAAAAACCAAATAA
- a CDS encoding PaaI family thioesterase: MQGTKEEILAYINDWGDETFPKALDIKFTDIDLENETLTATMPVLPRIHQPFGIMHGGASCVLAETLGSSLSNIFIDGDKYYGVGTNINTNHLRSKKDGIVTGFVRFIRKGKSMHVSEIEIRDEKGQLISHTTMTNAIIHK; this comes from the coding sequence ATGCAGGGTACCAAGGAAGAAATACTGGCATACATCAACGATTGGGGTGACGAAACATTCCCAAAAGCACTTGATATTAAGTTTACGGATATTGATCTTGAAAATGAAACCTTAACGGCAACCATGCCTGTTTTACCAAGAATCCATCAGCCTTTCGGGATCATGCACGGCGGAGCAAGCTGCGTACTCGCCGAAACCCTCGGATCAAGCCTGTCCAATATCTTTATCGATGGGGATAAATATTATGGTGTAGGAACCAATATCAACACCAATCATTTGAGAAGTAAAAAAGATGGAATAGTCACCGGTTTTGTGCGGTTCATCAGGAAAGGTAAATCCATGCATGTTTCAGAGATTGAGATCCGAGATGAGAAAGGACAGCTGATCAGCCATACTACGATGACGAATGCAATTATCCATAAATAA